One Cellulosimicrobium protaetiae genomic region harbors:
- a CDS encoding pyruvate carboxylase, with translation MFSKVLVANRAEIAVRAFRAAYELGARTVAVFPQEDRNSEHRLKADEAYLVGEPGHPVRAYLDIEEIVRVAREAGADAVYPGYGFLSENPDLARACADAGLTFVGPPPEVLELAGNKVRALKAAREAGLPVLASSEPSSDVDELVAAADEIGFPVFVKAVAGGGGRGMRRVDAREDLPESLAAAMREADGAFGDPTVFLEQAVLRPRHIEVQILADGAGNVVHLYERDCSLQRRHQKVVEIAPAPNLDPAIRDALCADAVRFARHIGYQNAGTVEFLVDTVGERAGKHVFIEMNPRIQVEHTVTEEVTDVDLVSAQMRIASGETLEDLGIRQEDVRVNGAALQTRITTEDPANGFRPDTGRIIAYRSPGGAGVRLDGATATAGSVVSGHFDSMLVKLTCRGRDFPTAVRRARRALAEFRIRGIRTNIPFLQAVLADPEFVAGNVATSFIDERPELLAARESADRGTRLLAFVGDATVNRPHGEPQRTTDPATKLPALDLSVAPPPGTRQQLLELGPEGFAHALRAEQRLRVTDTTFRDAHQSLLATRVRTHDLAAVAPYVARATPQLWSVEAWGGATYDVALRFLGEDPWERLATLREAMPNLAIQMLLRGRNTVGYTPYPTRVTEAFVEEAAATGIDVFRIFDALNDVDQMRPAIEAVRATGTTVAEVALCYTGNLLDPAEDLYTLDYYLRLADRIVDAGAHVLAIKDMAGLLRPAAASRLVTALRERFDLPVHLHTHDTSGGQMATLLAAAAAGVDAVDAASAAMAGTTSQPSLSALVAGLEHTERDTGLSLAAVADLEPYWEAVRRVYAPFESGLPGPTGRVYEHEIPGGQLSNLRQQAIALGLGDKFEQIEATYAAADRILGRLVKVTPSSKVVGDLALHLVAAGADPAEFAADPQSFDIPDSVIGFLGGELGDPPGGWPEPFRSRALAGRAPRGGVTPLSSEDEAELAQPGEVRRRRLNHLLFAGPTKEFEQVRQAYGDVSVLDTPTYLYGLEPGQEVAVALGKGVRLLVGLEAIGTPDERGMRTVMFTLNGQLRPIQVRDRAVDVDVRSAEKADPAQPGQVAAPFAGAVTPVVVTGDVVEAGQTVATVEAMKMEAAITTPVAGTVRRVAIGAVQQLEGGDLVLVVG, from the coding sequence GTGTTCTCGAAGGTCCTGGTCGCCAACCGCGCGGAGATCGCCGTCAGGGCGTTCCGCGCCGCCTACGAGCTGGGAGCCCGCACCGTCGCGGTGTTCCCGCAGGAGGACCGCAACTCCGAGCACCGGCTCAAGGCCGACGAGGCCTACCTGGTCGGGGAGCCCGGTCACCCGGTCCGGGCGTACCTCGACATCGAGGAGATCGTGCGCGTCGCGCGCGAGGCGGGCGCCGACGCGGTCTACCCGGGCTACGGGTTCCTCTCGGAGAACCCGGACCTGGCGCGCGCGTGCGCGGACGCCGGGCTGACGTTCGTCGGGCCGCCGCCCGAGGTGCTCGAGCTCGCGGGCAACAAGGTGCGCGCGCTCAAGGCCGCGCGCGAGGCCGGCCTGCCGGTGCTCGCGTCGAGCGAGCCGTCGTCGGACGTCGACGAGCTCGTCGCCGCCGCGGACGAGATCGGCTTCCCGGTGTTCGTCAAGGCGGTCGCCGGCGGCGGGGGTCGAGGCATGCGCCGCGTGGACGCGCGCGAGGACCTGCCCGAGTCGCTCGCCGCCGCGATGCGCGAGGCCGACGGGGCGTTCGGCGACCCGACGGTTTTCCTCGAGCAGGCGGTGCTGCGCCCGCGGCACATCGAGGTGCAGATCCTCGCCGACGGCGCCGGGAACGTCGTGCACCTGTACGAGCGGGACTGCTCGTTGCAGCGCCGCCACCAGAAGGTCGTCGAGATCGCACCCGCGCCGAACCTCGACCCCGCGATCCGCGACGCGTTGTGCGCGGACGCGGTGCGGTTCGCCCGGCACATCGGGTACCAGAACGCGGGCACCGTCGAGTTCCTCGTGGACACGGTGGGGGAGCGTGCCGGGAAGCACGTGTTCATCGAGATGAACCCGCGCATCCAGGTCGAGCACACCGTGACCGAGGAGGTCACCGACGTCGACCTCGTGTCCGCGCAGATGCGCATCGCGTCGGGCGAGACGCTGGAGGACCTCGGGATCCGGCAGGAGGACGTGCGCGTCAACGGCGCCGCCCTGCAGACCCGCATCACGACCGAGGACCCGGCGAACGGGTTCCGCCCCGACACGGGGCGCATCATCGCCTACCGCTCCCCGGGCGGGGCGGGCGTGCGGCTCGACGGCGCGACCGCGACCGCCGGGTCCGTCGTGTCGGGCCATTTCGACTCGATGCTCGTCAAGCTCACGTGCCGCGGCCGTGACTTCCCGACGGCGGTCCGCCGCGCCCGACGTGCGCTCGCCGAGTTCCGCATCCGCGGCATCCGCACCAACATCCCGTTCCTCCAGGCCGTGCTCGCCGACCCGGAGTTCGTCGCGGGCAACGTCGCGACGTCGTTCATCGACGAGCGGCCCGAACTCCTCGCCGCGCGCGAGAGCGCCGACCGCGGCACGCGCCTGCTGGCGTTCGTGGGGGACGCCACGGTCAACCGCCCGCACGGCGAGCCGCAGCGCACCACCGACCCTGCGACGAAGCTGCCCGCGCTCGACCTGTCGGTCGCGCCGCCGCCCGGCACGCGCCAGCAGCTCCTCGAGCTCGGCCCCGAGGGCTTCGCGCACGCGCTGCGCGCCGAGCAGCGCCTGCGCGTCACCGACACCACGTTCCGCGACGCCCACCAGTCGCTGCTCGCGACGCGCGTGCGCACGCACGACCTGGCCGCCGTCGCGCCCTACGTCGCGCGCGCCACGCCGCAGCTGTGGTCCGTCGAGGCCTGGGGCGGGGCCACGTACGACGTCGCGCTGCGCTTCCTCGGCGAGGACCCGTGGGAGCGGCTCGCGACCCTGCGCGAGGCGATGCCGAACCTCGCGATCCAGATGCTGCTGCGCGGTCGCAACACCGTCGGGTACACGCCGTACCCGACGCGCGTCACCGAGGCGTTCGTCGAGGAGGCCGCCGCGACGGGCATCGACGTGTTCCGCATCTTCGACGCGCTCAACGACGTCGACCAGATGCGCCCCGCGATCGAGGCCGTGCGCGCCACGGGCACCACGGTCGCCGAGGTCGCCCTGTGCTACACGGGCAACCTGCTCGACCCCGCCGAGGACCTGTACACGCTCGACTACTACCTGCGCCTTGCGGACCGCATCGTCGACGCCGGCGCGCACGTGCTCGCGATCAAGGACATGGCCGGGCTCCTGCGGCCCGCGGCGGCGTCGCGGCTCGTGACGGCCCTGCGCGAGCGCTTCGACCTGCCCGTGCACCTGCACACGCACGACACCTCGGGCGGGCAGATGGCCACCCTGCTGGCCGCGGCGGCCGCAGGCGTCGACGCCGTGGACGCCGCGAGCGCCGCCATGGCGGGGACGACGAGCCAGCCGTCGCTGTCGGCGCTCGTCGCGGGCCTCGAGCACACCGAGCGCGACACGGGCCTGTCGCTGGCTGCGGTCGCTGACCTGGAGCCCTACTGGGAGGCGGTGCGCCGCGTCTACGCGCCGTTCGAGTCCGGTCTGCCCGGGCCGACGGGTCGCGTGTACGAGCACGAGATCCCGGGCGGGCAGCTGTCGAACCTGCGTCAGCAGGCGATCGCGCTGGGCCTCGGGGACAAGTTCGAGCAGATCGAGGCGACCTACGCCGCGGCGGACCGCATCCTCGGGCGCCTGGTGAAGGTGACGCCGTCGTCGAAGGTCGTGGGGGACCTCGCCCTGCACCTCGTGGCGGCGGGCGCGGACCCGGCGGAGTTCGCGGCCGACCCGCAGTCCTTCGACATCCCGGACTCGGTGATCGGGTTCCTGGGCGGCGAGCTCGGCGACCCGCCCGGGGGCTGGCCGGAGCCGTTCCGCTCGCGCGCGCTCGCCGGCCGCGCCCCGCGCGGCGGCGTGACGCCGCTCTCCTCGGAGGACGAGGCCGAGCTCGCGCAGCCCGGCGAGGTGCGTCGTCGGCGGCTGAACCACCTGCTGTTCGCGGGGCCGACCAAGGAGTTCGAGCAGGTACGCCAGGCGTACGGGGACGTGTCCGTGCTCGACACCCCCACGTACCTGTACGGGCTCGAGCCGGGTCAGGAGGTCGCGGTCGCGCTCGGCAAGGGCGTGCGCCTGCTCGTGGGCCTCGAGGCGATCGGTACGCCGGACGAGCGGGGCATGCGCACCGTGATGTTCACCCTCAACGGTCAGCTGCGCCCGATCCAGGTGCGCGACCGGGCGGTCGACGTCGACGTGCGCTCGGCGGAGAAGGCGGACCCGGCGCAGCCGGGGCAGGTCGCGGCGCCGTTCGCGGGCGCGGTGACGCCGGTCGTCGTGACCGGCGACGTCGTCGAGGCGGGGCAGACCGTGGCGACGGTCGAGGCGATGAAGATGGAGGCCGCGATCACGACGCCGGTCGCGGGCACGGTCCGGCGCGTCGCGATCGGCGCGGTGCAGCAGCTCGAGGGCGGTGACCTGGTCCTCGTGGTGGGCTGA
- a CDS encoding MerR family transcriptional regulator, whose translation MNSSGEASVGAGAAVPQGAQGLLFGEDITEQDTTTGYRGPTACRAAGITYRQLDYWARTGLVEPTVRPASGSGSHRLYSFRDILVLKVVKRLLDTGVSLQQIRQAVEHLRERGVDDLAQITLMSDGASVYECTSPDEVVDLVQGGQGVFGIAVGRVWREVEGTLAELPTESLEDEDDAAASPQDELAQRRRARSAG comes from the coding sequence GTGAACAGCAGCGGTGAGGCGAGCGTCGGCGCCGGCGCGGCGGTCCCGCAAGGTGCGCAAGGTCTCCTCTTCGGGGAGGACATCACCGAGCAGGACACCACGACCGGCTACCGCGGCCCCACCGCGTGCCGTGCCGCCGGGATCACGTACCGCCAGCTCGACTACTGGGCCCGCACCGGGCTCGTCGAGCCGACCGTGCGCCCCGCGTCCGGGTCCGGCTCGCACCGCCTCTACAGCTTCCGCGACATCCTCGTCCTCAAGGTGGTCAAGCGGCTCCTCGACACCGGGGTCTCCCTGCAGCAGATCCGTCAGGCCGTCGAGCACCTGCGCGAGCGCGGCGTCGACGACCTGGCGCAGATCACCCTCATGAGCGACGGCGCGAGCGTGTACGAGTGCACGTCGCCCGACGAGGTCGTGGACCTCGTCCAGGGCGGGCAGGGCGTCTTCGGCATCGCCGTCGGCCGCGTGTGGCGCGAGGTCGAGGGGACGCTCGCCGAGCTCCCGACCGAGTCGCTCGAGGACGAGGACGACGCGGCGGCGAGCCCGCAGGACGAGCTCGCGCAGCGCCGTCGCGCCCGCTCCGCCGGCTGA
- a CDS encoding bifunctional nuclease family protein — MVPVEVLGVRQQQRDQEIVVLLLDDASELVVPIVIGPREASAIAMAQAGLPTPRPMTHDLLRDLLDAVGVRLERAEIVALDGGIFFAELVLSNGVRLDSRASDAIAVAVRTGSPVLCSAEVVATAGVEVVDVAQQEEVEKFRDFLDHVQPEDFSVDE; from the coding sequence ATGGTCCCGGTCGAGGTGCTGGGGGTCCGTCAGCAGCAGCGCGACCAGGAGATCGTCGTGCTGCTCCTGGACGACGCGTCCGAGCTCGTCGTGCCGATCGTCATCGGCCCGCGGGAGGCCAGCGCCATCGCGATGGCGCAGGCCGGGCTGCCGACGCCGCGGCCCATGACGCACGACCTGCTGCGGGACCTGCTCGACGCGGTCGGAGTGCGCCTGGAACGCGCCGAGATCGTCGCCCTCGACGGCGGGATCTTCTTCGCCGAGCTCGTCCTGAGCAACGGGGTGAGGCTCGACTCTCGCGCGTCGGACGCCATCGCGGTCGCCGTGCGCACCGGCAGCCCCGTGCTCTGCTCGGCCGAGGTCGTCGCGACGGCGGGCGTCGAGGTCGTCGACGTGGCGCAGCAGGAGGAGGTCGAGAAGTTCCGGGACTTCCTCGACCACGTCCAGCCCGAGGACTTCTCGGTGGACGAGTAG
- a CDS encoding MerR family transcriptional regulator yields the protein MNSSTGAAHATVPEPAAGTEPWPQGISRRATMRISDVLRALRAEFPNVSHSKLRFLEEQGLIDPVRTASGYRQYSPADVERLRFVLVEQRDRYLPLKVIKERLAALDAGTDVESLAPRLATTDGDPGSAAVRQRYTVDALVSAAGVERELVEGLIEAGVLRQAPGGQLDARALDVVVLAAGLSEYGIEPRHLRSLRTAADRHVSLVHQVVSPWRGQQSASARAHAGTVASEVGELCAQLHTVFVRQGIDDLTR from the coding sequence GTGAACTCCTCGACGGGCGCCGCGCACGCCACGGTCCCCGAGCCCGCGGCCGGGACGGAGCCCTGGCCGCAGGGCATCTCGCGGCGCGCGACGATGCGGATCTCCGACGTCCTGCGCGCGCTGCGCGCCGAGTTCCCCAACGTCAGCCACTCCAAGCTGCGCTTCCTCGAGGAGCAGGGCCTCATCGACCCCGTGCGCACCGCCTCGGGGTACCGGCAGTACAGCCCCGCCGACGTGGAGCGGCTGCGGTTCGTGCTCGTCGAGCAGCGGGACCGGTACCTGCCGCTCAAGGTCATCAAGGAGCGCCTCGCCGCGCTCGACGCCGGCACCGACGTCGAGTCGCTCGCGCCTCGGCTCGCGACGACCGACGGCGACCCCGGGTCGGCGGCCGTCCGCCAGCGGTACACGGTCGACGCGCTCGTGTCCGCGGCGGGCGTCGAGCGAGAGCTCGTCGAGGGCCTCATCGAGGCCGGGGTGCTGAGGCAGGCGCCCGGAGGCCAGCTCGACGCCCGCGCCCTCGACGTCGTCGTGCTCGCCGCCGGCCTGTCGGAGTACGGCATCGAGCCCCGCCACCTGCGCTCCCTGCGCACCGCCGCGGACCGGCACGTGAGCCTCGTCCACCAGGTCGTCTCGCCGTGGCGAGGCCAGCAGAGCGCGTCAGCCCGCGCCCACGCGGGCACGGTGGCGTCCGAGGTCGGGGAGCTGTGCGCCCAGCTGCACACCGTGTTCGTGCGGCAAGGCATCGACGACCTCACACGCTGA
- a CDS encoding FHA domain-containing protein, with translation MSVPGGPEVPNRAGSDTTISFGRIEAPIEEGVQPGGLSPEEHAAVVALPRHSALLIMQRGPGQGSRFLLDAERTVAGRSEHADIFLDDVTVSRKHAEFVREGERFLVRDVGSLNGTYVNRSRIDAVALSTGDEVQIGKYRLTFHASPHAGAPAGGAAPRS, from the coding sequence ATGAGTGTCCCAGGCGGTCCTGAGGTGCCGAACCGGGCGGGAAGCGACACCACGATCAGCTTCGGCCGGATCGAGGCCCCGATCGAGGAGGGCGTGCAGCCCGGTGGTCTGAGCCCCGAGGAGCACGCCGCCGTCGTCGCCCTGCCGCGGCACTCCGCGCTGCTCATCATGCAGCGCGGCCCCGGGCAGGGCTCGCGCTTCCTGCTCGACGCCGAGCGCACCGTCGCCGGCCGGTCGGAGCACGCGGACATCTTCCTCGACGACGTCACCGTCTCGCGCAAGCACGCCGAGTTCGTCCGTGAGGGCGAGCGGTTCCTCGTGCGCGACGTCGGGTCGCTCAACGGGACGTACGTGAACCGCAGCCGCATCGACGCCGTCGCGCTCTCCACCGGCGACGAGGTGCAGATCGGCAAGTACCGGCTCACGTTCCACGCCAGCCCGCACGCGGGGGCACCGGCGGGCGGCGCGGCACCCCGGTCGTGA
- a CDS encoding DUF881 domain-containing protein, protein MSRDPSAPRPAGTPAGDADAPEAVEPESVDAPDGAEQGATDAETAVQPADDDTQVPGIAEPEPTAPAADEPGPGGADGEAMPPTGRTDDVAAPDPAATDLGDDLRPAHDEDPLPVSDSDDDGTGDDGTGEAGPTARPEPADDGTDDPDDDAHVERDDAPEDGDSASPATESPATTEPAATTGTIGTVGRHGTPTQSEPRGLRGLGRALRPRASRSQIVVGILCALLGFALVVQVSQTQEDQLSSLRQSDLVRLLDDVTQRSGELEDQISSLEATRDELQSGSGRERAALELAEQQAQTLGILSGRLPAEGPGVEIEVVEGAEPLDAFALFNVLEELRNAGAEAMEVNGVRLVASSYFEDSADGIVVDGQQISSPYRWTVIGDPSTLETALEIPGGAMASLRSAGARTTITQQDRVEVTATVEPRAPEYATPVPADG, encoded by the coding sequence ATGAGCCGCGACCCCAGCGCTCCGCGCCCCGCAGGCACCCCCGCGGGCGACGCCGACGCGCCCGAGGCCGTCGAGCCAGAGTCCGTCGACGCACCGGACGGTGCCGAGCAGGGCGCCACCGACGCCGAGACGGCCGTCCAGCCCGCCGACGACGACACCCAGGTTCCCGGGATCGCCGAGCCCGAGCCCACCGCACCTGCCGCCGACGAGCCCGGACCGGGCGGTGCCGACGGTGAGGCGATGCCGCCGACGGGCCGCACCGACGACGTGGCAGCTCCGGACCCCGCAGCGACCGACCTCGGTGACGACCTGCGGCCCGCACACGACGAGGACCCGCTCCCGGTCTCCGACTCGGACGACGACGGCACGGGCGACGACGGCACGGGCGAAGCGGGCCCGACGGCACGACCCGAGCCCGCCGACGACGGCACGGACGACCCGGACGACGACGCGCACGTCGAGCGCGACGACGCCCCGGAGGACGGGGACTCCGCGAGCCCGGCGACCGAGTCCCCCGCGACCACCGAACCCGCCGCGACCACCGGCACGATCGGGACCGTGGGGCGCCACGGCACCCCCACGCAGTCGGAACCTCGCGGTTTGCGTGGCCTCGGGAGGGCGCTGCGGCCCCGGGCGTCACGCTCCCAGATCGTCGTCGGCATCCTGTGCGCCCTGCTCGGGTTCGCTCTCGTGGTCCAGGTCAGCCAGACCCAGGAGGACCAGCTGTCCTCGCTGCGTCAGAGCGACCTCGTGCGCCTCCTCGACGACGTCACCCAGCGCTCCGGCGAGCTCGAGGACCAGATCTCCTCGCTCGAGGCGACGCGCGACGAGCTGCAGTCGGGGTCGGGGCGCGAGCGCGCCGCGCTCGAGCTCGCCGAGCAGCAGGCGCAGACCCTCGGCATCCTGTCCGGGCGACTGCCCGCGGAAGGTCCGGGCGTCGAGATCGAGGTCGTCGAGGGTGCCGAGCCCCTGGACGCGTTCGCGCTCTTCAACGTCCTCGAGGAGCTGCGGAACGCGGGCGCCGAGGCGATGGAGGTCAACGGGGTCCGCCTCGTCGCGAGCAGCTACTTCGAGGACTCGGCCGACGGCATCGTGGTCGACGGGCAGCAGATCTCCTCCCCGTACCGGTGGACGGTCATCGGTGACCCGTCCACGCTCGAGACCGCGCTGGAGATCCCCGGCGGCGCCATGGCCTCCCTGCGCTCGGCGGGCGCCCGCACGACGATCACGCAGCAGGACCGGGTCGAGGTCACCGCGACCGTGGAGCCGCGTGCGCCGGAGTACGCGACCCCGGTCCCGGCCGACGGGTGA
- a CDS encoding small basic family protein: MIAVVGLVVGIVAGLVLQPTVPVSLQPYLPIAVVAALDALFGGLRARLDGLFDDKVFLVSFLSNVVVAALIVFLGDQLGVGSQLSTAVVVVLGIRIFSNAAAIRRHIFKA, translated from the coding sequence ATGATCGCAGTCGTCGGACTGGTGGTGGGCATCGTCGCGGGCCTCGTCCTGCAACCTACGGTGCCGGTGTCGCTGCAGCCCTACCTGCCCATCGCGGTCGTGGCCGCGCTCGACGCCCTGTTCGGCGGCCTGCGAGCGCGCCTCGACGGCCTGTTCGACGACAAGGTCTTCCTCGTCTCCTTCCTGTCGAACGTCGTGGTCGCCGCGCTCATCGTCTTCCTCGGCGACCAGCTCGGTGTCGGGAGCCAGCTCTCCACCGCCGTCGTCGTCGTCCTCGGCATCCGCATCTTCTCCAACGCCGCCGCGATCCGGCGCCACATCTTCAAGGCCTGA
- a CDS encoding DUF881 domain-containing protein yields the protein MTETTPPDPRPARRAPVDASMTLLNEVMFRPLDPGYADAAARRATGQSPHRGRTGTVVLVALAVVLGVVTTAAAVELRAPQPGVIAARETLEQEILSRQAAAEDLAARGAELSGEIEQLQGEALSGASTDVLQGLQAEGALTGTQAVEGQGVVVTLDDTSGGLSSDDADANSLVHDSDLQRVVNALWAGGAEAVAINDQRLTGLSAIRSAGDAVLVDLQPLVGPYRVEAVGDPDAMRTSLLRSGTSDYLQILGTQYGIRSSVTTQSRIDLPGRSAPTLFFAQAPAATVDSDAPAGSTDGTTDGQNDGSVTDPAPHETGQENVE from the coding sequence GTGACCGAGACGACGCCACCCGACCCCCGACCCGCCCGACGGGCACCCGTCGACGCCTCGATGACGCTCCTCAACGAGGTCATGTTCCGCCCGCTCGATCCCGGGTACGCGGACGCCGCCGCGCGGCGCGCGACCGGGCAGTCGCCGCACCGGGGCCGCACCGGCACCGTGGTCCTCGTCGCCCTCGCCGTCGTGCTCGGCGTCGTCACCACGGCCGCTGCGGTCGAGCTGCGCGCGCCGCAGCCCGGGGTGATCGCGGCGCGCGAGACGCTCGAGCAGGAGATCCTGTCCCGGCAGGCCGCCGCCGAGGACCTGGCTGCGCGCGGTGCGGAGCTGTCCGGCGAGATCGAGCAGCTGCAGGGGGAGGCGTTGAGCGGGGCGAGCACCGACGTGCTCCAGGGTCTGCAGGCGGAGGGTGCGCTCACCGGGACGCAGGCGGTCGAGGGGCAGGGCGTGGTCGTGACGCTCGACGACACCAGCGGCGGGCTGTCGTCCGACGACGCGGACGCGAACTCGCTCGTGCACGACTCCGACCTGCAGCGCGTCGTCAACGCCCTCTGGGCCGGGGGAGCGGAAGCGGTCGCGATCAACGACCAGCGCCTCACGGGCCTCTCCGCGATCCGCAGCGCAGGGGACGCCGTGCTGGTCGACCTGCAGCCCCTCGTCGGTCCCTACCGTGTCGAGGCGGTCGGAGACCCCGACGCGATGCGCACCTCGCTCCTGCGGTCCGGCACGTCCGACTACCTGCAGATCCTGGGCACCCAGTACGGCATCCGGTCGAGCGTCACCACCCAGAGCCGGATCGATCTGCCGGGCAGGTCCGCGCCCACGCTGTTCTTCGCGCAAGCACCGGCAGCGACCGTAGACTCCGACGCGCCCGCCGGGAGCACCGACGGCACGACGGACGGCCAGAACGACGGGTCCGTGACGGACCCGGCACCGCACGAGACAGGGCAGGAGAACGTCGAATGA
- a CDS encoding CDP-alcohol phosphatidyltransferase family protein translates to MSAGQQVSSRVLTVPNVISLLRLLLVPVFAVLIVRGDDVWALVVLAVSGASDWLDGVLARRLDQVSRLGQMLDPAADRLFILVTLLGLAWRDVVPVWLVVVIVARDLLLAGLMPLLARHGYGPLPVSFAGKAGTFALLYAFPLLLLAEAPGWWGDLAAVTGWAFTWWGVGLYWLAGAQYVLQTRALVLRDRAAAREADDPGATTQEAP, encoded by the coding sequence GTGTCAGCAGGGCAGCAGGTCAGCTCCCGCGTCCTGACCGTCCCGAACGTCATCAGCCTCCTGCGGCTGCTCCTCGTGCCGGTGTTCGCGGTCCTCATCGTGCGGGGCGACGACGTGTGGGCGCTGGTCGTCCTCGCGGTGTCGGGGGCGTCGGACTGGCTCGACGGCGTCCTCGCGCGCCGCCTCGACCAGGTGAGCCGCCTCGGGCAGATGCTCGACCCGGCCGCCGACCGGCTCTTCATCCTCGTCACCCTCCTCGGGCTCGCGTGGCGCGACGTCGTCCCCGTGTGGCTCGTCGTCGTCATCGTCGCGCGCGACCTCCTCCTCGCCGGGCTCATGCCGCTGCTGGCCCGGCACGGGTACGGGCCGCTGCCGGTGAGCTTCGCCGGCAAGGCCGGGACGTTCGCGCTGCTGTACGCGTTCCCGCTGCTGCTGCTCGCCGAGGCGCCCGGCTGGTGGGGCGACCTCGCGGCCGTGACGGGGTGGGCTTTCACCTGGTGGGGTGTGGGACTGTACTGGCTGGCGGGTGCCCAGTACGTCCTGCAGACCCGTGCCCTGGTGCTGCGGGACCGGGCGGCGGCCCGCGAGGCCGACGACCCCGGCGCCACGACCCAGGAGGCCCCGTGA